Below is a genomic region from Helianthus annuus cultivar XRQ/B chromosome 2, HanXRQr2.0-SUNRISE, whole genome shotgun sequence.
CCAGACATCACCCCAAAACACATATATACGAATTGTGAATCAATACACGAGACGTGGAGTGGTAACATAAATTTCTTTCTCTATTTTATTAAGATAAATCCAATTAATAACACTTTCAAATTTAGTCAAGTTGAATcataaataatgtatttcaagtaaCAAAATAATTTAGCTATCATGtcataataataacaaaaaccaCGTATTGCATCATAATCTATTTTGATATGCATCAAAATGAATAATTCATTAAACAAAACCAAATTTGTAGACAAAGCTAAGAATATATTTctgttttaaattttaatattataacatTGAATTCAATTTTAATACTTCAAACAACCATTATTGAAATAACTGAAAAAACTATTTTATCACaaactaataaaataaattagtggtataaaataataattcataGCCAGTAAACAAGACATATATTCAATCATCATGCAAGTTAGATACTTTAACGATATAAtaaaattattaattttttttccaaaattacCTGTTAAACAATTCTCAATACTTTACCTTGTTTAAGGATTAAGGTGGCCATGGATTCTGGTAGATTCCAAAGACTCAAAAACCTCACGGAAAACATGCCTCGGTCCTCCGCCTCTTATCCCGATTAGTTCAAACGCATCGGTCTATCACCCTTTGAGCcgttcgtgctgataacgtgttgtgaaacaacCTAACCTATTAACAATATGAAGGGAAGAATAAGAAAATGAGATTGTAAATCTTATTGATTGATCTATTTTCACCATACACAAATGCCATTATACATATAGGCACATACATTAATATTAAAGGAACTAAAGAGATAGGAGTTAGATAAGTTATGTATGTGGAGAGTCACAATATAATTGATACATTCATAACAATTTTCACATTTTTTTCCCAACATATGTTAGCTAAACCCTTTGTTGTTTAAGAAGGAAAGAAAAAATATGAAGAAAATAATAAGTTAATCATCTAAGTGGTGTGAAAGAGCTATAATGATCAGTTAAGTGTAAGTAAGGTTAATCCCTCACCCTGGCTCAGTTGGTCAGTTGGATTGGTGTTCTCTTTGGAGACGCTGGTTCGACTCCCGGTTGTAGCAAAAGGTGCGGGACTTTCCAATGATGGATCGTTTTTTACCGAGGCATGGTTCGATCCGGAGGGCAACCCGGTTGTACCTAGCTGTTATCCCAGCGAGGTTCTCGTGTGGGGGCAGTATGGTTTCCGGGCGAAGGTCAGTTTGCGCGGCGGTCGGGGTCCGATAGAACATCGCGTCCGGAGGCGGGGCTGACGGGGGATTGTCTTTGACAAGAACCAGATGACCACTAGGTCCTGTACATAGAAAGTCACCCTTAAAAAAAGTGTAAGTAAGGTTAGGCACGTACCCTTTGGAGAGTCAACACGACACCATGGACCGCACACCCCCCATTGCAACACCATCATCCAGTTGCCTTGGTCCGAGTCCACTGACTTGTCCGGACCGTTGGCATGTGCAGTGGTGGACCTAGGATTTTTTTTCAATGAGGCCCATTTTTTTTCGGTGTtcaaattttcataacaaaacgttaaaattttcgggtcggtcctcgttcgggCCGGGTCATAgcgaggtttgaactagattaaAAAAGAAGAGGAAAAACGAGTCATACAAGGATTGAACCGATGACCTCTTGTTGGTAAAGATagagatttaccactacaccgGGTTTCCCTTTttttctatggtgtccacctaattatATTGTTGGGTCcttatacaatttaatataccgaatctatttatttttttaaaaacattgagTCCGGGAACCTCAATCCACTCTATGTGGATCTGCCTTTGGGCATGTGGTCCCCCATTCAATGTTAACCGCTCtttacaaaaacaaaatttaatttaCTTTTATATTTAAAACTATACGTCCAGACCTTCACCAAATTCATAATAACCCTCACATTTTACTCTAAACATTCATCCAATTCACACTCTCAAATTTTACTTTTCAGTCATCATTCATTACCATTACCATGGATGATGAAATGTCTTTCCAAGATTTGTTGGGTGTCGACTTAAACCTGAACCCAAACGAAACCATCCAAGCTACTACCCGACACAACCCTAACCTGCATTGACTTCCCTCTCGATTCTAAACGAATTCATCCCACCCGCTATTCGACACAACCTAGTGTTGTACCTCCCCACCTTCTGAACTATGGGCATCCTCAACAACCTAGTGTCGTACCGTCTCACGTCCTGAATACACATATCCCCCACCCCAGTTACCCATACTTCAATTCGGGTTTCATGCTTACTTTCCAACTGGATGTTGCACACAACCATCATGACACCTAATCTATCGTCTGGTAAATTGACTACATCTCCGGTTGCTACCCCGTCATCAAGTCGAAAGAAAAAGGGTATGTAGAACACATTACATAATGTTCTTTTCTCGTCATTCTTAGATTCCACGATCATGCCCTTTCCTTCAATCCATCACCAAAATGAACTTGGCCCATTGCTCTTTCATTCAAATATGTGAAGAACTCTTTCTGTGCATTGTAAAGAGCTCTCTAGGTTCAAATATCGGCGTGACTGGGTGCAAGATGTTTTGTGGGACATCAGGAGAAAAGCTGAGATTTCGGCTAAGAAAGAGGCTCCTATGAATTTCCTTTCGGACCCTATGGAAGGGAGGTCTACTCTGCGACCAGCGGATCTGCTCTTATTTGGTTGGGCCagggggaaacatgcttgtgtggacCTCACGGGGGTTTCCCCTCTGGTTTGTTTAAGGGAAAATGGGTTTGTAGCTGGACAAGCAACAAGAAATGCAGGATCGAAGAAAGTTgataagcacgctaaagcttgTGCAGAGAACCAACATGTTTTTGTCCCTTTTGCCTTTGACACATTTGGCTCCCTACCGCCAGAAGCTATCCAATTCCTGACCAGAGTCTAACGGGTCATCCACAACAATTGCTCAGCCTCAAGGGATGAGATTTTGTCTTTGATAGATTAGGGTTTGCAATTTAAAAATGGATGATGACGCAGCTTGTTACTCATCCACCTTCTATTTTAATATAActagacaagtataaatcaaataatCAGCACATATGTTTAAAAATAATCCTTAAGCTAAATTTGGAATGAAAAGTTGGtttattttaacaagaagttaAAATAACCACTCCGTATTTGTAACACTCTTTTTCAATGCATTTTATGCATTTAAAGTTGATGTTCATCATCAATATAATAATCAACAACCTCTTCTGTCTCCTCCTCACACATCCACCCACCCACTCTCTAAAAAATCAACTCCCAGATTTCGTCATCAATAACTCCAACTTCATGACCATCACGTCCTCCTTCcccttcttcctcttcctctttcACTCACCCATTTCATCCTAAAATCTTCACCTtgcattattataatataatacaaTATATCAATCCTGCAACTGTAACCCCCAAATCGAATCTCAAAACCCCATTATTTTACTCAAGAATCTTTACACAAACTCAAACACATAAAACCCTCAATTCTTCTTCTTTACAGCCATGACAGAGGTCCTCCACTCACCCTCTTCTTCCTCATCTTCTTCCCTACAAACCCATGAACAACCCACATTGTTTCTAAATCAAGATTTACCAGAAGATGTTTCTAGGGTTACAGAcgataataacaataacaatttgAGAAACAGGGGAAATAATAGGGATAATAATCAGTTGTCTTTATTGGCACTTTTGTTGGCTTTGTTTAGGAAATCTTTTTTGGGTGTTAATAGTAATAATAAGAACACAGTGGCGGAAGAAAGGCTGGATCTTTCTGGGATGGAGATAGGGTGGCCCACAGATGTGCGCCACGTGGCACATGTTACTTTTGATAGGTTTAATGGGTTCTTGGGTTTGCCTGTTGAGTTTGAACCTGAAGTGCTCAGGAGAGCCCCTAGTGCCAGGTGcattttgttcttgatcatcttTTGTTTATGGGTTATAGTTTTTTTTGGTGATTTATTGTTAATTTTGGTGATTTGATGTTAATTGCTTGATGGGTTTGTTGTATCATTGGAATCTTGgtggtttgttgtgatttttTGGAATTTCGGGTGGAATGCTGGCGAATTTTGCGGTTTGTGACAGTTATGTTGATGGGTTATAATATTGGTGATTTAATGTTAATTTTGGTGATTTAATGTTAATTAATTGCTTGATTGGTTTGTTGTATCTTGTTGATATCTTGGTGATTTGTTGGATTTTTGTATCGAATGCTGGTGAATTATGCTGTTTGTGACAGTTATGGTAGTTATGTTCATGGTTTataatgaataaatgaataaaatttatctaattttacaaaatttttaATAATCTTGATTGCAACCCTGAAGGTTTAAATGAACATTTGATGTTATATTCTTTAGgggtttatttttgtttattgAAATTTTGGTAGTTAAATTTGTCATTTTGATTACTATATCAAATGCTGTTGAATTTTGCTGTTTGTGACAGTTATGGTAGTTACATTCATGGTTCATAGTGAATAAATGAATCAAATTCATCCAATAATTGCAAAAAATCTTGATTGCAGCCCTAAACACATGCCCTTTATTCCAAAATCATGGCAAATTTTTCTTGATTAACTCTCATgtttagagtgaatttcaaggattgtccttcatctttatacctattttcaggcgctgtcctttatgttaaaaattgacgagttttgtcctttatgttttcatatcatacacgttttgtcctttaggcctaacccagttagttttttcagttaaatttggtcatgtgctttgcacatgatggcatttttgtcaattcaaaggttgcagaagcttcgagctgtaaatctgccattgaacttacctttgaattgacaaaaatgctcTCATGTACAAAtcatatgaccaaatttaactgaaaaaactaactgggttaggcctaaaggacaaaacgtgtatgatatgaaaacataaaggacaaaactagTCAATtctgaacataaaggacagcgcctgaaaatgggtataaagataaggGACAATTCTTGAAATTCACTCCATGTTTTTATTAACATTTTATGTTTTCGTCTTGATGGGTTTATTGTCGTTGACTGAATTCTGGTGGTGGAATGTGATTATTTCGATTATAATATCAAATGCTGTTGAATTTCGTTGTCTGCGACAGTTATGGTAGTTATGTTTATGGTTCACAGTGAAtaaaaaacaaatcaaactcaTGCACTTAATACAGTTTTTGACATAATGTTGCCGTTTATTCCTAAATCTATTATTTGCAGCTTGTTCTTGATCTCTTTTTATTTATGCCTAACAATTAGTTTATTTGGATTTGTAGTGCTACTGTTTTTGGCGTTTCAACAGAATCAATGCAGTTGTCATATGATTCCCGAGGCAACAGTGTCCCTGTTATACTCATACTTATGCAACAACGCTTGTATAGTTTAGGCGGTCTGCAGGTCCGTTAATCTTTCTGCACCTTTTGTTCTCAcattaaataaaacataactaACAAACGAGTCGTTGACCTTTTGACTTCCATTGCAAAACCGAGTGAAAATCATAATATGTACGAAAAGTGCTACTTGTTGAACCACTAAAATTGCATTTTTATTGCAAattaaccaattttcttgtagaaACAATTGTTTTAAGACAAAATGTAAATGCAAAGAGACCGAATTGCATCCTAAAATTGTCCAAAATAATTTAGATTAAAaagtcattttcgtccctgaggtttggccatttttgcgactttcatccgaAGGTTTGTTTTTTCACATTTGTGTCTTCGTGGTTtcaaaatcttgtcattttcgtccttgagggcCAACCTCGAGGGACGAAAGTTGCAATAAAgtgccaaacctcagggacgaaaatgacaatttactctctAGTTTATTTAGTGTTTTTGTTTTTGCAATTTTAACATatatattctatatatatatatactgtgGTGTGCAGGCTGAAGGTATTTTCAGGATTAACGCAGACAACAACCAGGAAGAACATCTGAGGAACCAGTTAAACAGTGGAGTGGTTCCAGATGGCATTGACGTACACTGTTTGGCTGGTCTTATTAAGGTACATAATTATCATTATATATTATGTTGCGAATAATGTTTTTAGTATCATGGTTAACTTTATAATTTGATAATAATACAGGCATGGTTCAGAGAACTACCAACCGGGGTCTTGGATCCACTTTCACCTGAGCAAGTTATACAGTGTCAATCCGAGGAAGACTGCACCACCCTTTGCCGCCTTCTGCCGCCAACCGAAACCGCCCTGCTCGACTGGGCTATCAACCTGATGGCTGATGTCGTCCAATACGAGCATCTCAACAAGATGAATTCACACAATATTGCAATGGTTTTCGCCCCGAATATGACCCAGGTGcgttattttaatatatatatatatatatatagagagagagagagagagagagatagatagatagaagatagagagtgagagagagagagagag
It encodes:
- the LOC110926039 gene encoding rho GTPase-activating protein 5, translated to MTEVLHSPSSSSSSSLQTHEQPTLFLNQDLPEDVSRVTDDNNNNNLRNRGNNRDNNQLSLLALLLALFRKSFLGVNSNNKNTVAEERLDLSGMEIGWPTDVRHVAHVTFDRFNGFLGLPVEFEPEVLRRAPSASATVFGVSTESMQLSYDSRGNSVPVILILMQQRLYSLGGLQAEGIFRINADNNQEEHLRNQLNSGVVPDGIDVHCLAGLIKAWFRELPTGVLDPLSPEQVIQCQSEEDCTTLCRLLPPTETALLDWAINLMADVVQYEHLNKMNSHNIAMVFAPNMTQMADPLTALMYAVQVMNFLKTLITKTLREREDAVIESSHGPPREPPSDENGDQGPRLSPHVQQNHDENEEKEHEFATDEDHLGYLTASEESDGPGSGSSNWSSQSPPIEPKTHVVNHTREPKQVAQSSVPDKSRPLVSNLSSINSQTEKIIAWR